In Leclercia sp. LSNIH1, the genomic stretch CATTTACGAGATTAACAGCGACCGCTGCACCGAGTGCGTGGGCCATTATGAGACGCCAACCTGCCAGAAGGTGTGCCCGATCCCCAATACTATCCTGAAAGATCCGGCACATCCTGAATCGGAAGAGCAGCTGTGGGACAAGTTCGTTCTGATGCACCACGCCGATAAAATTTAACTTTCGATAATCACCGTGGCGCAGGCGTAATGGCGTTCATCCGCCAGCGTCACATGCATGTTCGCCACGCCCAGCTTTTCTGCCAGATTTAGCGCCTCGCC encodes the following:
- a CDS encoding YfhL family 4Fe-4S dicluster ferredoxin; this translates as MALLITKKCINCDMCEPECPNQAISMGASIYEINSDRCTECVGHYETPTCQKVCPIPNTILKDPAHPESEEQLWDKFVLMHHADKI